AAAAAATACAATAATAGAATTAAGCGAAAAATACAATTATGATATACTTGCGATGGAAATAATGCCAGATCACATGCACTTGCAAATTAGTGCAATTCCACAATATAGCCCTGCTGAATTGATGAATAAAATAAAAGGTGTAACAGGATTTAGAATATCAAAGCAGTTTCCTGAATTAAAGGCAAGGGGCAAGATATGGACTAATTCATATTTTTGTGCAACAACAGGTAATGTGAGT
This portion of the Calorimonas adulescens genome encodes:
- the tnpA gene encoding IS200/IS605 family transposase — its product is MNTQYKTTRHAKFLINYHFVWIPKYRRKILDDPKVVDLIKNTIIELSEKYNYDILAMEIMPDHMHLQISAIPQYSPAELMNKIKGVTGFRISKQFPELKARGKIWTNSYFCATTGNVSTETIKKYIEEQWSKIE